The DNA sequence tttgaataatttattaacaaaatagtaacaaaaatggatatattAACAAAATACTTTACAAAACTAGATGACAATCAACTAGATAAGTTCAAAAAACTTTATAATTTATACGAAGATTGGAACCAAAAAATCAATTTAGTATCTCGAAaagattttgacaatttcTATACGCACCACGTGCTACACTCCTTATCTATAGCTAAATtcatagaatttaaaaaagggacaaAAATTATGGATTTGGGCACGGGTGGCGGATTTCCAGCGATTCCATTGGCTATTTTTTTCCCAGATGTTCAGTTTCTTGCAGTAGATTCTatcgcaaaaaaaattatggtaGTAGAAGATGTTATTGAAAAATtggaattaaaaaattgtagCGCAAAAGTAGCGAGAGCCGAAACGATTTCTGACCAGTTTGATTTTGTAATTACAAGAGCTGTAGCGCCTTTGAGCGACTTATTGTTTTGGACAAAGGGAAAAATACACCCCATTGCATTCAATAACCTAAATAATGGTATTATTGCCTTAAAAGGAGGCGatttgaaagaagaaattcGCGATTCAAAACGAAAAGTAATTTTGAAGCCTATTTCGGATTATTTTGAAGAAGacttttttgaaacaaaaagtatTGCGTATGTGCCTTTTAAGTAAAGATAAATCAAAACACATTATTCCTTAGCCCGGATAGCAGCGGCATGAAGTGGACTGGCAGGCCGTGATGGCTAGCGGGCGGATGCTGAAACAACGTGGAAGCACACGTACCGCTTGACAGCACGTGCATAGCTAGGCTGCTTCATAGAGCAGATAGCCGGTGTGAATATGATATGAAAAGGATTCTGTTTTAGCTCcctaaaataaaattaactttTACCTGCTATGAGGTTATCTAATTCTAGTGATGCAAAATTTGCTAATTGCTGCATATTTTCGGCATCAAAAGGCGACTTGAGGACAGGATGTTTTTTGAGAAAATCTTGATTGAGTATGCTCAGATTTTCCGCTAGATTTTCAAACTGCGCAATGGCTTTGGGGGCATCTTGCTTGTACATTTGGTAGAGCTGTGCCGCAACCACAACAGCCAATCCATAATCTATCATATAAAACGGCGAATGATAGAGATGGTCCATAAATTTCCACGTTTTTCCCAACCCAAAAAATGGATTTTCGGAGGTATCTAAAAGCAAATTATATTTCTTTTGAAGCGATAGAAAAAGTGCATCAATTTCTGCTTCCGTAAAATCTTCAATTTcatataatttttcttgaaattcaTCAAACATACTCACGCTAGCCATAAGTCTAAAATGATTGACAAAATTGctgattttatatttttgactTTCGGAGCCAAAAACATCCTGCAAAAATGGATACGCTAGCATTTCCATTGTGTGAGAGAATATTTCTACGGTATCCAAAGTACATTCTTGAAACTTGTAATTGGGAGTCTTAATCCAAGACAAATAAAACTGCAAGGTATGACCAAATTCGTGCGCTAGGACACGAAAATCGAAATCTTTTTTCTGGAAAACACTATAGATGATAGGGGTGTCAAATATGAAAGTAGCATAACCTTTGGAGACTTTATTTTCTCTATCTTCGTAGTCAATTGAATTATTTTCAAGCATTTGTGCATATACTTTTCCCCAATTGGGATTGATAGCATTCGCtacttttttatatttttctatagTTTTATCATTGTTTAATTCTAGCAATTTTGCAGGGCTATCGGCAAATAACACATTGTCATAATATGTGAGTTTTTCTTCgcttaaatttttcttttttagttcatTTACCTTATTGTAAAAAGGCGCAAAATATGTAGAAACATTATTTCTATAATCGGCTAAATCCTTGTAATCATAGCCAATTCGATTCCATCTTTTCAAGGAATATTCTTTGTAATTTTTGTATCCCAATTCTCTTGCAAATGCATTGCGAAGTGAAACTAactttttgtaattttcaaaataaaacgaacCGTTGGTTTCATAAAATGAACCAATGGCATCATTGCTATCTTTTCGAATGCTTCTATCCTCATCTGAAGTAAGTGCATGCAAGCTAGAAATAGACTTTTCCTCTCCACGATAAAGCGCTTTTCCTTGAGAATTAAAGGTAgcaatttcatttgaaattttaaactCCTCTCCCATTAATCGTTAGGCTTCGGCGGAATATTCAACTAAATTATTATCCACTTCCCATTTGTAATTTATCCCACAAAACGCTTCTATTTTGTCATAAAAATGTGAAGATTTGATTGCTGgataaattttatttgaataagATGCCATTTTTGGCTTTTCGGATAAATAAAAGTCATTAAAATTTTTGGACTCCAAATCTTTGGTATTTCCATAATATCTAAAACTACTAAGACTTGCATAATTATAAAACGAATACAAAGTTTCGGTATATTTTGCCAATAATTCTTTGAATCTGGTTTCGTTTTGCGTTGTTTTAATTTCATCTAGAATTTGCTCCAATTCAGGCTTGATAGTAGCTACCTCTATTTTTATGAGTTCAATTTCTTTAATATTTTGCATTAGATTTTATGTTTTAGGATTAGAGGCCATAGCCTAATAAAAGTTACGAAATTAGccgtttttttgtatttttgctgaaaatattttaatttatgaaTCAATCTATGACGCAGTCTGAATTATTAATTAGCTTAGAAGATAAATATGGTGCTCACAATTATCATCCCCTTCCGGTAGTACTGGAAAAAGGTGAAGGCGTGTATGTATGGGACGTAGAAGGCAAAAAATATTTCGACTTTTTATCGGCATATTCAGCTGTAAATCAAGGTCATAGTCATCCTAGAATCTTAAAAGCATTGCAGACACAAGCTCAAAAATTGACGCTTTCTTCTCGTGCATTTTATAATAGTGAATTGgggaaatatgaaaaatttatGACCGAACTTTTTGGGTTTGACAAATTGCTCCCAATGAATACAGGCGCTGAGGCTGTAGAAACGGCACTAAAAGTATGTAGAAAATGGGCTTATGCAAAAAAAGGATTGGCTGAGAATGAAGCGGTGATTTTGTTTGCGACTGGAAATTTCCACGGACGAACGTTGAGTATTATTTCGGGAAGTACCGATGATAGTAGCCGAAAAGGATTTGGTCCTTATATGCCTAATTTTGAGGTCATAGAATACAATAATTTTGAAGCGTTGGAAAAAGcgttggaaaataaaaatgtggcTGGATTTTTGGTAGAACCTATCCAAGGTGAAGCTGGAATATTGATTCCACAAGACGgctatttgaaaaaatgtgctgATTTATGCAAATCGAAACAAGTTTTGTTTATAGCCGATGAGGTTCAGACAGGTATAGCTAGAACAGGCAAAATGCTGGCTTGCGACCACGAAAATGTGCATCctgatattttaattttgggaAAAGCCGTTTCGGGCGGTGTATATCCTGTTTCTTGTATTATGGCTAGCGATGAAATTATGCTTTGTATCAAACCAGGAGAGCACGGAAGTACTTATGGCGGGAATCCATTGGCTTGTGCAGTAGCTACCGAAGCAATGCAGGTAGTACTCGATGAAAAATTGGCTGAAAATGCTGAAAAAATGGGGGCTATCTTTAGAAAAGGACTTGTAGATATGAATGCGCCTATTATTAATGTAGTTCGTGGTAAAGGTCTTCTAAACGCAATAGAAATAAATGATACACCCGATAGCGAAACCGCTTGGAATATTTGCCTAGAATTTGCAAAAAATGGACTTTTGGCAAAACCTACGCACGGAAATATCATTCGATTGGCACCACCTTTGGTAATCAACGAAGCTCAAATTCAAGAATCACttcaaattattaaaaaaagtttagagaatttctaatattttctaaatca is a window from the Daphnia magna isolate NIES unplaced genomic scaffold, ASM2063170v1.1 Dm_contigs402, whole genome shotgun sequence genome containing:
- the LOC123468648 gene encoding ornithine aminotransferase, mitochondrial-like; amino-acid sequence: MTQSELLISLEDKYGAHNYHPLPVVLEKGEGVYVWDVEGKKYFDFLSAYSAVNQGHSHPRILKALQTQAQKLTLSSRAFYNSELGKYEKFMTELFGFDKLLPMNTGAEAVETALKVCRKWAYAKKGLAENEAVILFATGNFHGRTLSIISGSTDDSSRKGFGPYMPNFEVIEYNNFEALEKALENKNVAGFLVEPIQGEAGILIPQDGYLKKCADLCKSKQVLFIADEVQTGIARTGKMLACDHENVHPDILILGKAVSGGVYPVSCIMASDEIMLCIKPGEHGSTYGGNPLACAVATEAMQVVLDEKLAENAEKMGAIFRKGLVDMNAPIINVVRGKGLLNAIEINDTPDSETAWNICLEFAKNGLLAKPTHGNIIRLAPPLVINEAQIQESLQIIKKSLENF